Proteins from a single region of Xiphophorus maculatus strain JP 163 A chromosome 22, X_maculatus-5.0-male, whole genome shotgun sequence:
- the yipf4 gene encoding protein YIPF4, whose amino-acid sequence MQFSPTNGDFTFVSSSEAEDLSGTISTPDVKLNMASEGGRDPYATTFLRQRGYGWLLEVEEDDNEESKPLLEELDIDLKDIYYKVRCVLMPMPSLGYNRQVVRDNPDFWGPLAVVLLFSMISIYGQFRVVSWIITIWIFGSLTIFLLARVLGGEVSYGQVLGVIGYSLLPLIVITPLLLVIGGFEVVSTLAKLFGVFWAAYSAASLLVGDEFKTKKPLLIYPIFLLYIYFLSLYTGV is encoded by the exons ATGCAGTTCTCTCCCACCAACGGAGATTTCACGTTCGTCTCCTCTTCAGAAGCTGAAG ACCTCAGTGGAACAATCAGCACCCCTGATGTTAAACTGAACATGGCCAGTGAAGGAGGCAGGGATCCATACGCCACCACCTTCCTGAGGCAGCGAGGCTACGGCTGGCTGCTAGAAGTGGAAGAAGATGACAATGAGGAGAGCAAACCTCTTCT GGAGGAGCTGGACATTGACCTGAAGGACATCTACTACAAGGTCCGCTGCGTGCTGATGCCCATGCCGTCTCTGGGTTACAATCGACAAGTAGTTCGAGACAACCCAGATTTCTGGGGCCCTCTGGCTGTTGTGCTCCTTTTCTCCATGATCTCAATCTACGGGCAGTTCAGG GTTGTATCTTGGATCATCACCATTTGGATATTCGGATCACTTACCATCTTCCTGCTTGCTCGTGTCCTTGGTGGTGAG GTTTCTTATGGTCAAGTTCTTGGAGTGATTGGATATTCTCTTCTTCCTCTCATTGTCATAACCCCTCTACTTTTAGTGATTGGAGGGTTTGAAGTGGTGTCCACGTTAGCCAAA CTCTTTGGCGTGTTCTGGGCTGCCTACAGTGCCGCTTCACTTCTCGTCGGAGATGAATTTAAAACTAAGAAGCCCCTTCTCATATATCCCATTTTCCTATTGTATATCTATTTCCTGTCACTGTATACTGGTGTGTGA